From Carassius carassius chromosome 15, fCarCar2.1, whole genome shotgun sequence:
TGTTGACATACTATTAAAAGCAACTGTTTAACATTACTTGTCTATAAATAAGCTAGACAGGTCCATTGTATTATGCCAGCTATGTGCTGTTGGAGTGACAAAACAAAAGAGGGAGGGTCTCTCTGCACCCTCCCAGCAACAGGCCGGGGAGAAGGGAAGAAAAAGCTAGAGAGACAGATGAGTGACTTTGAATGTGATTGACTACAAGGGCAGAAAGCCCAATCTTTTGAGTTTTTTGCAAATGTCTCACAGCCACAGGAGAACCATGTCAGAGTCCTTTATAACTGCTGCGTCACAGgtgtgaggagaaaaaaacatcacacttcgaaacattttaaaatcatttattatcaTTTGTAGGCATGAAATAAAGGAAGTATCacttttacaaaatgtttatatgTTGTGTTTGTGCAAAAAGGGACAGATAAACTGTAGAGCATCACTTGGGTGGAATAAGGAGAGGAAAAGAGAGGCAGAAACCTCTCATGCATGCACCTGTGGTACACAACTGCACGTTGAGTTTACGCAAAATGCACACAACACCACAGGATACTTGAGCTTCTCATACTCTATACATTCTCGCCGCTCATTCTCCTTACTCTTGAGAGATAATTCCTCACCCACTGAATTCTGAGTTTTGATTAAAGGCATAGGTTCATCCAAAAGTGAAAAGTgttttgtttactcaccctcatgttgtttcaaacccgtaagactttcTTTTGTGGACAGTTTCAATTGTTTTTCTCTATATTATGAAAATTCATTTTTAGAACGAAATGAGCGTATGAAAAATGAAAGAATTTTCTCTTTTGGATGAACTCCCCCTTTAATGCCCTTTAGAATGTTTTCAACCAATCAGGTCTAACCAATGGAATGGAAAGATATAGGGTGACACAAAGAATGCAACATTTTCAGTGACATCCACAGCAGGAATGTTTTACGCAAAGCAATTATCCAATCAGAGACCTGCAGAGCCGTGCGATACATGAAAATCTGAGTACTTTTAGACGTCTACACACTACCTCCTACATATGCATGACCACACTAGCACAGACGGAAGCATGCAATGACAGACTGGAATGACGATGCATCGTTACTTCAGTGTCTGAATTTTTTAAAGCTCTTTGAGCAAgggaaaagtgctatataaactGATTTACTATTCCATTGGTGTAGCCTTGAGTGCTGACTAAATCAAAGTGACCTGTAACACAGCTATCTTGGCATCAAAACAGATAGCAGTCGGGTACCACTAGACAGAGTCCGTTCTGATAGAAATCTCGCACTGTGTACTCCCTTAAATTGAATCTGAATTTAATACTACTTAAAAAGGAACAGCAATTACCAGTCAGCCGGGGAGAAAAAGGGCATTGCTAATTGCATTGAAATGACAGCTATTCAATGGAGTTTCTTGctaaacacactgacacacacaaacatactcacATGCACTTGTACAAACACATACAGGCCTCCTGATGTTGCCAATAATGAATAACATCTATAATCTCTCTTTATAAATACCAAATTGCAcccacatacatactgtacaacaCAAGCATCAacacacaaaatagaaaaacagaCCGTAATCATGTCATGATACAAGACTAATATCAGTGGCAGTGTCCTGAAGGGTAGCGAATATCTTAAGCACGATAAGACACTGTGATGATTCAGGGAGTGATCAGAGGAATATTGATTTTGCCTGGAAACATGTGTAATGTGCATTACCGGGATGCACTTAAGAGTGATATCATTTGCTGGAGATGAATGTAAGGGCATGTGAAATCAAGCTCATGCTTAACAGCCAATGGGATTAACTGAAGGGAGCATAACAGTTATGCTACACTAGGTTTATAGGTTTTGTATTGTATAAATCTTCTCCTGTCTGCCTGCCTGTGAATCATTGTGAGAAACTAAAGATTCTGGAACTTGAAGACCAAACTACAGGACCTCACAATACAGGGGGTAACTTTAAAGGTAgcctcagtttttattttattttagttttactgctaaataaattaataacacttCTGAAATATCTTTTAATATCCGCCCAAACAGCTGTGTTATTTTACATGGAGTGGGTCATCTCACAGGTGCCGCCATGTTGAAATCACATGAATAGCTGAATACTGTGTTTGTGTTATCTCTTTATCTCGAAGACTCCTCTTATTATTAGATACTTTCATTTATTATAAACTGATCACAGCTGACTGCAGAGCATTTGTACAATGGTATTGGTAAACTAAAACTATTGGTTTCACATTATTCTACCTCCACATCACTGGGTGTCAGTGAAGGTCCGAGACCAGTGTCTAATCGACCAGTGCAACATACAAAAATTACTGAGTGCATCTTTGACATCGCAAAATATGGTTCAGGTTTGCTCATAAGCCATTCTGAGTCAGATTTATTTATGTGTATCACATTTTGTTGTGTCATGGATATATGTCATGGTTATGACATCTAGGgtttgttatttttacataatGAGATATGACACTAAGACTATATGGGTTTCAAGTGACATTTCCTTGCACTGATATTAAAACAGCTGTTAAAGACTGAGAAAGAACAAGGCCATTTTCAGAGGTTTGTGGGAAAGGCATTGCCAAAtatctgaatgagttttataaaCCTTTGATTGCATTTCAAACCTTGTGCCTGCCAAaatctacttttttatttaatgtcaaCATACATTGTAATGTTGTTTAATTAGTGGTTTAGTACTTTAGTCAGGCTTAAATGTGAGGTAGTGATCATCTTCAGTTAGAAAATCTAACCACAAACCTCCGGTCTGTCAGATCTGCCCACACTTCAAGACGTTGTTACAAATATGGAGTTAGCTACCATCCCCACTACTCACTGTGATTTAACATCAGCTCCCACAGATAGTGTGGTAGGAGCAGGTTCCTGGACTCATGCAACATTAACAGGCAGTGGTGTTCAGGTTCTACCGGAGGCACCAGGAATATATGTAAACTGATATGTGAGACTGTATTGTCTTACAACTATGACTTTAAATCTAAAATTATTTGTGGAACATTGTAGCAACACAAACAATCTAGATCTTCTTACAAACCATGTCCACTTGCTCCTCAAGCAAATTTAACTAAAGAAGACATTCTGGGGTTACTTCTCTTCTAGCTCCACCTGCAATCACTGCCATTATTTTCAACCCAAACACACCtaatttttcagtaatttgtCGTTGTTTAGTCAATTTTTGATTGTGGGATTAATTCATCAAATGTGTGcaactgagaatttttttttacaatttagaaAGCCAATTCAGGTGTTTGTATCGCAGTGGTGGAGAGATTCTGTAACGTGTCAGTAAAAGTACAGCATATTGCAGTAGTCTGCTGCAGCCTTCACAACTGAGCCCTTGTTCAATATTTTGTCGCATTTTCCTTTTCACCTGATTTGCATAATTGCTTTTGTGAAGCACCAAAATGGTGCAAGGATCAATTCATTCCAATCACAATGCACCAGAAAGACTTGACAGCCTCACTATTTAGATATATCAGACACAGCTCACTCAAAGAAGCAAACCTGTTTACATATACTGTTGCcaagattacagaaatgtttaaactattttttttacttcatggaAAGATTTCaccagcaatatttttttttgttattgactGAACAGGAAATGTGCACGTGTCACACCTCTGGACAAGAACATCCATAGGTTGGATTGATAGAAGAAGATTCTCAAAAATGTCCTCCAGGCACACAGTCACAGATTAGTCTACGAAaggatttattctttttttttggtcaaattgTATTTCTTCCTTCTGCTTTGCACTTCTGTAGTTTCCTCATTCATCTCACTTGTCAAAATGACATGTTGACTTGCATGGGTCAAAGTGATACATGATTTTTCCACTTTTCCAGTCCTCTGACAGTATCAGTCCAGATATTTGGATCTCCAACTGGTCGAAATGGAGCAGAAATGATCtcataaagaatgaaaatgatTAATGTCCCATGTTCCTATGTGCCTTTCCCCAAATTCAACCACAATAACTTGGATTACGGAAccgataatataatttattttctcaaTATCTTCATGCAGTGATGTATTATTTCTGTGAAGGGAGATTTGTCTTTGTACACTTGCTTGTAATATCCCAGACAGCCTCCCTCATTCTGTATTAGATTAGCCAGAGGTGTAAGCTTGGAAATGATTCTTTTCTCAAACTCTGCTACAGGGTGATTACATATTAGTAAACTGAGTGGATTTACAGTGGATCTTTCTATTGATGCATGTTAATGGTATTAAAAGTGAGACTCAAAAGACTGAGTAACCCACCCCCTTAGAAAGTCATTTAGCTCTTCTTTGTTGTTTAGTCTAGTGTCTGGATTGTCTGTGGTGGTTAATACACTAGGAGGAGGCAGGAATAGGGCTATGGTTTTAATCTCAGTTGGTGGCAGCTCCATCAGTGCTTGAAGGTGGTGCACTGTCATTGGGGGCAGCCGAGTCTAGACCTCCACTGGAGATGAGCTCAGGAGTTTTAACTGAGCTTTTCCCAGTATCAGGTGTTTTGGGAGGGGTGGTGCCCTTCACATCCAGCCCAGGAGATATGGGTGCACTTGGCTCTGACATGATGTCAGCCTTGGATTCAGGAGTACCATTTGTGGTTGGTTTTGAGTCGAGAATCTGTGAGACTGGTGGTTTAGACTGTGGAGTAGGTGAACTTGGTTTAGGCTCAGGAGAAACCACTTTAGGATCCGGAGTCTTGGGATCAGGTGTTGGGCTCGCAGCGGGTTTCTGTTCAGGAGTGCCAACTTTCACTTGTGTGGGTTCAGGAGAAGGTGAAACTGCTGGTTTGGCATCAGGAGTAACAGCTGGTTTTGCATCAGGAGTTGGTGTTACTGCTTTTGGAGGTTCAGGGGTTGGACTTGGAATAGGTTTAACTTCAGTTGTTGGTTTCTGATCAGGTGTCACAGGGTGCTTGGGTTCTGGTGATGGGCTCAAGGTCGGTTTTGTTTCAGGTGGTGGTGAGATGGTCATTTTTGGTTCAGGTGTAGCAGCGGGTTTGGGTTCAGGTGTTGGTGTGACCGCAGGCTTGGGTTCAGGTTCAGGCGTTACTGGTGGTTTGGGTTCGGGAGAAGGTGGTGGAGGAGCAGTCGACTTGGCCAAAGGTGCTGGTTTCAAATCAGTGGTTGGTGCTGGTTTTGGAGGTGAGGGGGCTGTCTTTGACTCTAGAGCTTGGCTGGGAACAGCTTTGACATCGGGGGCAGCAGAGGAACTCAATACATCAGAATCTGCCATGGCTGCTGTTGGGGCATCAGTGTCACTGTCAAGGGGGAGCCCAGTGGTATTGAATCCCACTCCAGAGTCACTGGTCTCCATGTTCCTCTCTTGAAGACTTGGGTCTTTAGTAGACACCTCCAAACCCTGAGGAACATACTCAGAACTTAGAGTTCCTAGAGCATTTTCGCAACATAATTCAGCCTTTTATATACAACAAATGCTTGGGGTTTAGGTATACAGATGTCTTTTAGCTTCCTGGTTCTCACCTTAATGCTGACCTCTGTGCTCTGTGATTTCTCAGTGATGTCTTCTTTCTGTGACAGGGCCGGGGCTTCCTCATTCTGATGGGTACATGCATCTTTGACAACCTGCAAAAAATATGAGCAAAGTGCTTAGTGTGTAAAACTTTTTTCTTGCTCCTTTCATGTTGGAGAAGACAAGAAATACAAATGTGAAGCATAAGACAAATGTTTGTACTTTACATTTCTTACATAATGACACTCCAGCATAAAgtaatttaatatattgtaacTTTTTTGACGCCATACAATATTCACAGAAATATCCCATTCCCTTTTGGCTTGACCATTTTCACCTTTCATACAAACACATAATAATAAAGAttgatatataaaaatgaaaactgaaatgagCCTTATTTGTTTGGAGATGCCACTTATTttgtatcttatattttgcatctaatgcaatgacattagtATATTTCTAAGTCCAAATACTGTTTAAGGCCActgaatatttattcatattttggtgGTAAGACATGTGGTAAAtagagcctgtcctccaataaaaaacgaccatataggtcgtttgtacaagcaccttattacgacccatatttacgttttaaagttaagcgccatctagcgggcgtaaaaataatgaaagtatcacgttgcgtctgtcgtcatgaaatgacgtatcacgtcattaccaatcaaaacgcacgtttatttaaatgcaatgtgtgggctttttacaccgatctcacagtatttcctacatattttactaggtggcttatttgttcgaatgaccacacctaaccccacccctaaacctaaccctcacagaaatcatgctaaatatTCGTaaacgtccgttccctgggatcgaccCCATGATatcatgattacatatcaaggtatagcgcaataatctaccaactgagctacacgaaacacaaaccagagtgcaaataaaagaatacaaaacattaatatgaaaacaacgttttgccgataggggcgcaattgtaggatacgctctgatgggtcgtatttcagggatttggacaaacgacctatacgagcgtattggttggaggacaggttgggtAAATACCTGTCTGAAGGCATCTCCCTCCACTTTGCCTGCATTCTGGGCTTTCTCCTCAATAGCTCTGGCCTTTGCTGCACGTTTGCGTATTTTCACCAAACATGACACCAAGCACACCAACAGCAGCAACACCAACAATGCTACCAGAGAAATTATGGCAATGTAGAGTTTTGGAAGCCTGTATGCTGAGAGAAAGATAGACATCATTAAGTCCAAAGCATGAAAGTTAAATGAACTATTCATTTCATTTCCCTTTGTCACATTGCATGTCCTCACGTTCTATCTCCAGGTGGACATCAGACACCAGGAATCCCTGATGGTCAGTCACACTGAAAACTCCAGCATCACTGGCCCTCACATCCGTCAGAAGACACAAAGAATCCTCCGAAGACAGACGACCCTCAAGATCCACGTTAGGAGGCAGGCTGAGCTCTCCGTAATCCATAATCAAATACTTATGTTTATCAGACTGAGGGATGTACATTAGGCGAGCTAAAGAGCTATTCATGTGCAGGTTGATTTTTAGAGTGCCACCGTATGAAACGGTCGCAAATATCTGATGTGCTGgtagaaagaaaaaaggaaagctTTTATTAGAGCTGAGATGATGTCATGAAAGctaagaaagaagaaaaataatcagcAGGCAGGAGAAAGCATAAATATTTTAGAGAATAAATGCTGCAGGCAGAAAATGACTGATTCCATTCCATCTGTCTCTCTTCCTCTTTTTGTACTGCCCCTACTATCCTTTCTTATGATGTTTTAGAACGTACCAGAAGAGTTTTCCACTGACCatacagttttaaaaataaaagttatttattggCATCAGTGGTTCCAAGGAGAACTTTTAACATCAATGAAAGCTTTTCATTGCACAACAAGTTCTTTATagatgaaaataattattgttcTTTACCCTAAATATTCTCTACACTGGTTCTTTTCTGTTCACTGAAAGATTTTTTGGTGAACCCAAAATGGTTCATGTACGGCCAACACTTTTAGAAGAGTGTATATTACA
This genomic window contains:
- the si:dkeyp-77h1.4 gene encoding uncharacterized protein si:dkeyp-77h1.4, with the translated sequence MQNLRLLILSVLFYSAFSATLKAQEKSRTLFSREDFYILVPADGADVTFRPSVVQGLEKPLMSSGKVVDPRAKLNSASSHLILENVGESDEGVYTITSNQNPEDVTRITLYVRDCSNEEIIKYGLDFHVLLQNISEPVRVGFRHSTVEANQTSLPAVELLNADGTLKENYQDRAEITPQKFTLRAVTGADEGSYTFSDSIGKVQKKICLNVIAHQIFATVSYGGTLKINLHMNSSLARLMYIPQSDKHKYLIMDYGELSLPPNVDLEGRLSSEDSLCLLTDVRASDAGVFSVTDHQGFLVSDVHLEIEPYRLPKLYIAIISLVALLVLLLLVCLVSCLVKIRKRAAKARAIEEKAQNAGKVEGDAFRQVVKDACTHQNEEAPALSQKEDITEKSQSTEVSIKGLEVSTKDPSLQERNMETSDSGVGFNTTGLPLDSDTDAPTAAMADSDVLSSSAAPDVKAVPSQALESKTAPSPPKPAPTTDLKPAPLAKSTAPPPPSPEPKPPVTPEPEPKPAVTPTPEPKPAATPEPKMTISPPPETKPTLSPSPEPKHPVTPDQKPTTEVKPIPSPTPEPPKAVTPTPDAKPAVTPDAKPAVSPSPEPTQVKVGTPEQKPAASPTPDPKTPDPKVVSPEPKPSSPTPQSKPPVSQILDSKPTTNGTPESKADIMSEPSAPISPGLDVKGTTPPKTPDTGKSSVKTPELISSGGLDSAAPNDSAPPSSTDGAATN